A genomic segment from Argopecten irradians isolate NY unplaced genomic scaffold, Ai_NY scaffold_0326, whole genome shotgun sequence encodes:
- the LOC138312459 gene encoding fibrocystin-L-like, with translation YVSQITPRYGSLAGGTTITIQGSRFSRDSFNHFPGTEHLGNRVDFVYEQYVFPCDVITVKSTPTRIFCVTRDVMPQKWYYIRVTVDGEISTCSSYLCKYLPYSGYTPTINEITPSSGPPGTSLTIRGQLFTSKYGLNTSTNGDTDSVLRVIAGGDICNLTASDSQSNGIVLDNSGQSSNGVMTCKLSESGSQLGNINVSYALSGRGRSQSNMNLYRVSRNGQIFMFQSYAEIHSITPSSGSTEGGTVITISGRYFDETKSSVMLKLEVPYAMS, from the exons GTTATGTTTCCCAAATCACACCGAGGTATGGCAGTTTAGCAGGCGGAACAACTATCACCATTCAGGGATCAAGATTTTCTCGGGACTCGTTTAACCATTTCCCTGGAACAGAACACCTTGGGAATAGAGTGGATTTTGTTTATGAACAGTATGTGTTTCCTTGTGATGTTATCACTGTAAAGTCAACACCAACTCGGATATTTTGTGTGACCAG GGACGTCATGCCGCAGAAATGGTATTATATCCGTGTTACTGTCGACGGCGAGATCTCAACGTGTTCTTCATATTTGTGCAAATATCTG CCATATTCAGGATATACACCAACAATAAACGAGATTACGCCCTCATCAGGCCCACCAG GGACTTCGTTGACCATAAGAGGGCAGCTATTCACATCAAAGTACGGATTGAACACAAGTACCAATGGGGACACGGATTCGGTATTGAG AGTCATAGCGGGAGGTGACATATGTAACCTTACGGCCTCCGATAGTCAAAG CAATGGGATCGTATTGGACAACAGCGGACAAAGCAGCAATGGCGTCATGACGTGCAAGCTGAGTGAATCAGGATCTCAACTTG GAAACATCAATGTAAGCTATGCATTATCTGGAAGAGGAAG GTCACAGTCTAATATGAATCTTTACAGAGTGTCTCGAAATGGTCAAATATTTATGTTCCAAAGTTATGCAG AGATTCATTCCATTACTCCATCGTCTGGAAGTACTGAAGGTGGCACAGTTATAACAATATCTGGGAGATACTTTGATGAGACAAAGTCTTCCGTGATGTTAAAGTTGGAG GTTCCATATGCCATGTCTTAG